A single Saccharolobus shibatae B12 DNA region contains:
- a CDS encoding ParA family protein — MKIRIGIIGLKGGVGKTTIALNTALYLSKKYKVLYIDKDLLSMGSLILGFNGIGFHKAIVEGLGKEQYEYKVNDNLTLFKLYSDPVNEKELHHKVKDIGEKAEKAYVDLVSKGYDIIIVDYGRIFMTNDPLVYDEYEMFKRNFPNYLIAAVGITDAIRNDITDVVKYFLDTINRTKSKPLAFVINMVPQIGDIQKEIDQIVKEISQDVKCDILTIPFDEKLVQYSNMGEAEEMQKVGKLIERILSQG; from the coding sequence ATGAAGATTAGAATTGGTATTATAGGTTTAAAAGGTGGTGTCGGGAAAACAACGATTGCGTTAAATACTGCACTATATCTTTCAAAAAAATATAAGGTTTTATATATTGATAAGGATCTGCTTTCCATGGGGTCTTTAATTTTAGGCTTTAACGGTATTGGTTTTCATAAGGCAATAGTGGAAGGTTTAGGCAAGGAACAATATGAGTATAAGGTTAACGATAACTTAACGTTATTTAAGTTATATAGTGATCCAGTAAATGAGAAAGAGCTACATCATAAGGTTAAAGACATTGGTGAAAAGGCTGAAAAAGCTTACGTTGATCTTGTATCGAAAGGCTATGATATCATCATAGTAGATTACGGTAGAATTTTCATGACTAACGATCCATTGGTATATGATGAATATGAAATGTTTAAGAGAAATTTCCCCAACTATCTCATAGCTGCAGTAGGAATAACTGACGCTATTAGGAATGATATTACAGATGTTGTAAAATATTTTCTAGACACAATAAATAGAACTAAATCCAAACCCCTCGCTTTCGTAATTAACATGGTACCTCAAATAGGTGACATTCAGAAAGAAATTGACCAAATAGTTAAAGAAATTAGTCAAGATGTAAAGTGTGATATACTTACTATTCCCTTTGACGAGAAGTTGGTACAATATAGCAATATGGGAGAAGCGGAAGAAATGCAGAAAGTAGGGAAGTTAATAGAGAGGATTTTATCCCAAGGGTAA
- a CDS encoding XdhC family protein, which yields MKVVVFASSREAEMEEPIFCDRDTVRVDASKCTGKGINVAPFIARYLKDLGFHVLVVDPFAEESYYEADEVIKGTTFQIPDDVVKDNYVIVATRHVYDTWAIMKSIYGGAKEIAVIMSLKRAEVILKRLIQAGIDKEKLKKLRIPAGLDIGAKSEKEIALSIVAEVLAVTRGSMGLPLREVKGFEKLLEKL from the coding sequence ATGAAAGTCGTCGTATTTGCCTCGAGTAGAGAAGCGGAAATGGAGGAACCAATATTTTGCGATAGGGATACCGTAAGGGTTGATGCCAGTAAGTGCACTGGGAAGGGAATTAACGTCGCCCCATTTATAGCAAGGTATTTAAAGGATTTGGGCTTCCATGTTTTAGTGGTTGACCCATTTGCCGAGGAAAGTTATTATGAAGCTGATGAGGTGATAAAAGGTACTACTTTCCAAATTCCAGATGACGTTGTAAAGGACAATTACGTAATAGTTGCAACTAGGCACGTTTACGATACTTGGGCTATTATGAAGTCAATTTATGGTGGAGCTAAGGAGATTGCTGTAATTATGAGCTTAAAGAGAGCTGAGGTAATATTGAAGAGGCTTATCCAAGCTGGAATTGATAAAGAGAAATTAAAGAAATTGAGAATTCCAGCCGGTTTAGATATTGGTGCTAAGAGCGAGAAAGAGATCGCTCTATCAATTGTCGCTGAAGTCTTAGCTGTGACAAGAGGTAGTATGGGATTACCTCTTAGAGAAGTTAAGGGGTTTGAAAAGCTTTTAGAGAAATTATGA
- a CDS encoding APC family permease: MKEEINKEEELNKGNKKLSFKDIFFISFGGQAPFISLLTFGTVIIGKVGTQAPFAMLVATLVVLFNGVVIYSLSGRFKRGGGYYTYAFYSLTSRLGLNTGWNYLLYGLAYGGTLLTGGAYVLYTIISTYVPSTILPSIFYDQWFYALIIGIIATSIVLAGVQVSAKYAIGASIVEILIISLLSLLFLYDSKWNFYNPIPSSITPTLISAVVFGLGIPTGYGSIAPLGGETNPKTIGKAAISVLLFGGGLATFFFYSLAAMNFTGNLIDYLLFRFGLIGTFIIALIALSDGTLGGMTYILADSRTLKAMAEDRIMPSGLSKVKYSELLVGLVFITALTAMSYTFGLYNTFTILGALAGLNNLFVHISANSSLIRIASKRALKHLHEIFIGIFASLVSISVFLYSLPTFNKYIVYLFFGWIILGFIYAEALEISRESGEEEGSKG, encoded by the coding sequence ATGAAGGAAGAGATCAACAAAGAAGAGGAGCTGAATAAGGGGAATAAAAAGCTATCATTTAAGGACATATTCTTCATCTCCTTTGGTGGACAAGCACCCTTTATCTCCTTACTAACCTTCGGTACTGTCATAATAGGAAAAGTAGGAACACAAGCGCCATTTGCAATGCTAGTCGCAACTCTCGTAGTTCTATTTAACGGTGTAGTCATTTACTCTTTATCAGGGAGATTTAAGAGGGGTGGGGGATATTATACATACGCGTTTTACTCCTTAACCTCTAGGTTAGGGTTGAATACGGGTTGGAACTATTTACTTTACGGATTGGCCTATGGTGGGACATTACTCACAGGTGGAGCTTACGTACTTTATACTATTATTTCAACGTACGTACCCTCTACAATACTGCCTTCAATATTTTATGATCAGTGGTTTTACGCATTAATTATAGGAATAATTGCGACGTCAATAGTACTTGCTGGAGTACAAGTGTCAGCTAAGTACGCTATTGGAGCGTCAATAGTAGAAATCTTAATAATTTCCCTACTTTCCCTACTATTTCTTTACGATTCTAAATGGAATTTTTACAATCCAATACCGAGTTCAATAACACCTACCTTAATATCAGCTGTAGTTTTCGGATTGGGAATACCAACAGGTTACGGCTCAATAGCTCCCCTAGGTGGAGAAACCAATCCTAAAACCATAGGTAAAGCTGCAATTTCAGTGTTATTATTTGGTGGAGGTTTAGCAACGTTTTTCTTTTACTCCTTGGCAGCCATGAACTTCACTGGAAACTTAATAGACTACTTACTGTTTAGATTTGGCTTAATAGGTACATTCATAATAGCTCTCATCGCGTTAAGCGATGGGACGTTAGGAGGAATGACGTATATTTTAGCTGATTCCCGAACGTTGAAGGCAATGGCTGAGGATAGGATAATGCCAAGTGGTCTCTCTAAGGTGAAATACTCTGAGCTACTTGTGGGATTAGTCTTCATAACTGCGTTAACTGCAATGAGTTACACCTTTGGATTATACAACACTTTCACAATACTTGGAGCGTTAGCTGGTTTAAACAACTTGTTTGTTCACATCTCTGCCAATTCCTCACTAATTAGGATTGCATCGAAGAGAGCATTGAAGCATCTTCATGAAATATTTATCGGGATTTTCGCATCATTGGTCAGTATATCAGTCTTTCTATACTCTTTGCCAACGTTTAACAAATACATAGTATATCTGTTCTTTGGTTGGATAATTTTAGGTTTCATTTACGCTGAGGCGTTGGAAATAAGTAGAGAATCGGGTGAGGAAGAGGGTTCTAAGGGTTAA
- a CDS encoding PaREP1 family protein produces the protein METKIPTIEKHRNAYIKIRVIESLDELALGLKLLKEGFSRNSANKIFLSWKALMSALTVMNLEKMPRNEKEKEWYYKTGFLAPTTGLKGISQRLEELGYKVNHLTSTALELHRYAYNGLYKGASDYSDREEAIRDILQLAKDILTSVRELFKDYWDSEIEQHYKIAEKEMSS, from the coding sequence ATGGAGACAAAAATACCGACAATTGAGAAGCACAGAAATGCTTATATAAAAATCAGGGTAATTGAAAGCTTAGATGAACTAGCCTTAGGTTTAAAACTCCTTAAAGAAGGATTTAGTAGGAACTCTGCAAATAAGATTTTCCTTTCATGGAAGGCATTAATGAGTGCTTTAACAGTCATGAACTTAGAAAAAATGCCTAGAAATGAGAAAGAAAAAGAGTGGTATTATAAGACCGGATTTCTTGCTCCAACTACGGGATTAAAAGGAATTTCACAAAGGCTTGAAGAATTAGGATATAAAGTGAATCATTTAACTTCTACTGCTCTTGAACTACATAGATATGCTTATAATGGGTTATATAAAGGAGCAAGTGACTACTCAGACAGAGAAGAGGCGATAAGAGATATTCTCCAGTTAGCCAAAGATATTCTTACCAGTGTAAGGGAATTATTTAAGGATTACTGGGATAGTGAAATCGAACAACATTATAAAATTGCAGAAAAAGAAATGAGTTCTTAA
- a CDS encoding DUF6036 family nucleotidyltransferase: protein MEKISEALQRLVKALEKANCRYVIVGGLIAIHYGRNRITQDIDVVVDTDKVELLISALKDKGFEFSERELLEAFKERSRVTLFFPGNIFFHIDLKFAKDELDYEVLNGRIRGELLGIPCWIESVEDIVVAKLIYGSSQDEEDVIAILLNYGLSEGLKEKAKKFGVYDKLCGIAEIIGLAC, encoded by the coding sequence ATGGAGAAGATCTCTGAGGCCCTACAAAGGTTAGTAAAAGCGTTAGAAAAAGCCAATTGCAGATATGTAATAGTAGGAGGTTTAATTGCAATTCATTATGGAAGGAATAGAATAACTCAAGATATTGATGTAGTAGTAGATACTGATAAAGTGGAACTACTTATCTCAGCGTTAAAGGATAAAGGTTTTGAATTTTCAGAGCGTGAATTATTAGAAGCTTTTAAAGAGAGGAGTAGAGTTACGTTATTTTTTCCAGGAAATATCTTTTTTCACATCGACTTAAAATTTGCTAAGGATGAACTTGATTACGAAGTCCTTAATGGAAGGATTAGGGGAGAGCTTTTAGGAATCCCTTGTTGGATTGAGAGTGTTGAAGATATCGTAGTTGCTAAACTTATCTATGGTAGCAGTCAAGATGAAGAGGATGTTATTGCGATACTGTTAAATTACGGCTTAAGCGAAGGGCTAAAAGAAAAGGCTAAGAAGTTCGGGGTTTATGATAAATTATGCGGAATTGCAGAAATTATAGGGTTAGCATGTTAA
- a CDS encoding NAD(P)/FAD-dependent oxidoreductase: protein MRVVIIGGGFAGIAAKCKYPKESILIDKSDRFLLTPKLIDTIAYGENSTHYRKPDVLAEVVNVNFREKKVITDMGDISYDKLIIALGYSQDLSKIKGAKDHVMKLETFNDALKIREEIVKAKSLIAIGGGDLGVEVIGSTVELLSRFKRMKKERIMLINRGHRILPHMPEQISLRAERILSQLGVELVLNASVEEIRGKTVITDKGEFSADHVFYAGGIKGSDFLEKLKLSLKNGKMEVNEDLSSVDYKDVYGAGACASTFYPSNADVSMQSGIHAITNAIEGRDDKFKPRALADVVDIDSNFMGVFLGSPIVGFPAKLLKTIAFVNVYYKINRVNLLTR from the coding sequence ATGAGAGTTGTGATAATTGGAGGAGGGTTTGCTGGAATAGCTGCTAAGTGTAAATATCCTAAGGAGTCAATTTTAATAGATAAAAGTGATAGGTTTCTGCTGACTCCTAAACTCATTGATACAATAGCCTATGGAGAGAACTCAACTCATTATAGGAAGCCAGATGTCCTAGCAGAAGTTGTAAACGTGAACTTTAGGGAAAAGAAGGTGATCACGGATATGGGGGATATAAGTTACGACAAGTTGATAATAGCTTTAGGATATTCTCAAGACCTGTCCAAGATTAAGGGAGCCAAAGACCACGTGATGAAGTTAGAAACATTTAATGATGCTTTGAAGATTCGTGAGGAGATAGTTAAAGCGAAGAGTCTAATCGCAATTGGTGGAGGAGATTTAGGGGTTGAGGTCATTGGTTCCACAGTGGAGTTGTTGAGTAGGTTCAAGAGGATGAAAAAGGAGAGGATTATGCTGATAAATAGGGGACATAGAATATTACCCCACATGCCCGAACAGATCTCCTTGAGAGCAGAGAGGATTTTAAGCCAGTTGGGGGTTGAATTGGTTCTAAACGCTTCTGTAGAGGAGATTAGGGGTAAGACTGTTATAACTGATAAGGGAGAGTTCTCGGCTGACCACGTGTTCTACGCTGGGGGTATAAAGGGGTCTGATTTTCTGGAGAAACTCAAGCTTAGTCTTAAGAACGGTAAAATGGAGGTAAATGAGGATTTGTCGTCTGTCGATTATAAGGACGTTTACGGAGCTGGGGCATGTGCATCTACTTTCTATCCCTCTAACGCTGACGTATCAATGCAGTCTGGAATACATGCAATAACTAATGCCATTGAGGGTAGAGATGATAAGTTTAAACCTAGAGCTTTGGCTGATGTAGTCGATATTGACAGTAACTTCATGGGAGTCTTCTTGGGATCTCCAATTGTGGGTTTTCCAGCTAAGCTTTTGAAGACCATAGCCTTTGTTAACGTTTATTATAAGATAAATAGGGTGAATTTGTTAACTAGGTAA